Proteins encoded by one window of Ruminococcaceae bacterium R-25:
- a CDS encoding acyl-CoA synthetase (AMP-forming)/AMP-acid ligase II gives MNELEKFLRADYEKWKDNDYLHEMVDGKYVGITFGEFIEKVNYLATYLINNGFKDKHIGIYSPNSLAWMISDVAIMNYVGLSVGLNKDWKDDNLDYAIGKCEISLMLYSKCLEDKIDAVRGKYPDVRFICIEEDFDKMLEEGKAACKELFALEPVDEDKPAKIVFTSGSTSFPKAVMLSIKNIYSSYEALGKRIQVDTNDVCYLFLPLNHTYGSIFNFLYSLVFGYSIYLTGDIKNMAQEMMMVKPTVFCAVPLVCVKFCEGAKAMNVPLKMLLGGRMRYLFIGGSCLPYDIRQAFIDQGINPMNAYALSETSSGFSIDYPDVTDMDSAGTLLEYVDAKVIDPDEDGIGELAIKGPNVFHGYLNDPEATKRAFNEEGYFLTGDLGKIVGNMVYVKGRKDTMLVLLNGENVSSKRIADKVKEADPRIASVKAYIRDDLLTCDIFVKDKSFVNDDWQAVIDRVNEDLSKYEKIRKFSVTDIGALLKG, from the coding sequence ATGAATGAACTCGAAAAGTTTTTAAGAGCAGACTACGAAAAGTGGAAGGACAATGATTATCTTCACGAGATGGTGGACGGCAAGTATGTCGGTATCACTTTCGGAGAATTCATAGAGAAGGTAAATTATCTTGCGACTTATCTCATCAATAACGGCTTTAAAGATAAGCACATCGGAATCTACAGTCCGAACTCGCTTGCATGGATGATTTCTGACGTTGCGATAATGAACTATGTTGGCTTAAGCGTCGGACTTAATAAAGACTGGAAAGACGATAACCTTGATTATGCGATCGGCAAATGTGAGATCTCCCTGATGCTTTACAGCAAGTGTCTGGAAGATAAGATCGATGCGGTAAGAGGCAAGTATCCTGATGTCCGTTTCATCTGCATCGAAGAGGATTTCGATAAGATGCTCGAAGAAGGAAAGGCTGCATGCAAGGAGCTTTTCGCTCTTGAACCTGTCGATGAGGACAAGCCTGCGAAGATCGTATTTACGAGCGGATCGACATCTTTCCCTAAGGCAGTAATGCTCTCTATCAAGAACATCTATTCGAGTTATGAAGCATTGGGCAAAAGGATCCAGGTCGACACGAATGACGTCTGCTATCTGTTCCTGCCCCTCAATCACACATACGGTTCGATCTTCAATTTCCTTTATTCTCTGGTATTCGGCTACAGCATTTACCTCACAGGTGACATCAAGAATATGGCTCAGGAAATGATGATGGTAAAGCCCACGGTCTTCTGCGCAGTACCTCTTGTCTGCGTTAAGTTCTGTGAGGGCGCGAAGGCAATGAACGTACCTTTGAAGATGCTCCTTGGCGGCAGAATGAGATATCTCTTTATCGGAGGTTCGTGCCTGCCTTACGATATCCGTCAGGCATTCATCGACCAGGGCATCAACCCCATGAACGCATATGCTCTTTCTGAGACATCTTCAGGCTTTTCAATTGACTATCCTGACGTTACCGATATGGACAGTGCCGGCACGCTTTTAGAGTATGTTGACGCGAAAGTAATCGATCCTGATGAGGACGGTATCGGCGAACTCGCGATCAAGGGACCTAACGTTTTCCATGGTTATCTTAACGATCCTGAAGCTACAAAGAGAGCCTTTAACGAAGAAGGCTATTTCCTCACAGGAGACCTGGGAAAGATCGTCGGCAACATGGTCTATGTCAAGGGAAGAAAGGACACGATGCTCGTTCTCTTAAACGGCGAAAATGTTTCTTCCAAGCGTATCGCTGATAAGGTCAAGGAAGCAGATCCGAGGATCGCATCCGTTAAGGCTTATATCAGAGATGATCTTCTTACCTGCGATATCTTCGTAAAGGATAAGTCCTTCGTCAACGATGACTGGCAGGCCGTTATCGACAGAGTCAATGAGGATCTCTCGAAATACGAGAAGATCAGAAAATTCAGCGTCACAGATATCGGAGCGCTGCTAAAAGGCTGA
- a CDS encoding dCTP deaminase yields MILSDKTILKMLEEKTLTIEPVTPEQIQPASVDIRLGNTFSIVDDTPSSVITLENEIKYKTITTDTFLIMPGQFVLATTMEYFELPDNLTAFVEGRSSLGRMGLFIQNASWVDPGFKGEITLELYNANRCAIELKAGRRVGQLVFAKMDDHALNPYDGKYQGQKGATGSRVFKDKENN; encoded by the coding sequence ATGATCTTATCCGACAAGACAATACTTAAGATGCTCGAAGAAAAGACTCTTACTATAGAGCCTGTTACACCTGAACAGATCCAGCCTGCAAGCGTCGATATACGCCTTGGAAATACCTTCAGTATTGTTGATGATACGCCTTCCAGCGTTATCACTCTCGAAAATGAGATCAAGTATAAGACGATCACAACTGACACATTCCTCATCATGCCGGGCCAGTTCGTGCTCGCCACGACGATGGAATATTTCGAGCTCCCCGATAACCTTACTGCATTCGTTGAAGGCAGAAGCTCTTTGGGCAGAATGGGCCTCTTTATCCAGAACGCCAGCTGGGTTGATCCGGGCTTCAAGGGCGAGATCACGTTGGAGCTTTATAACGCCAACAGATGTGCGATCGAACTTAAGGCGGGAAGAAGAGTCGGCCAGCTTGTTTTCGCGAAGATGGACGATCATGCATTGAATCCCTACGACGGCAAGTATCAGGGCCAGAAGGGCGCGACAGGATCCAGAGTATTTAAGGATAAAGAAAATAACTGA
- a CDS encoding putative membrane protein: MSSKENNRNNLKKIAYAGVLAALVFIGTELHIPTAIGHINLGDLMILVSSYILGPLAFFPAAIGSTLADLLAGYPQYAVATFLIKGIMGLVAGVLLKRNAEGKTHLVRKLSVSLVTELIMIAGYFAFESLPFMYGVEAALGSVIPNGIQASAAIVGAVPLMYVKLFDKFQLSQQKSEVRGII; this comes from the coding sequence ATGAGCAGTAAAGAAAACAACAGAAACAACTTGAAGAAAATCGCATACGCAGGCGTGCTTGCAGCACTGGTATTTATCGGCACGGAACTTCACATCCCGACCGCGATCGGGCACATCAATCTAGGTGACCTCATGATACTCGTAAGCTCATATATCTTAGGCCCTCTGGCCTTTTTCCCGGCAGCGATCGGCTCTACATTGGCAGACCTTCTTGCAGGTTATCCGCAGTATGCAGTTGCAACGTTCCTTATCAAAGGAATCATGGGTCTTGTTGCAGGTGTGCTTCTTAAGAGAAATGCAGAAGGAAAGACACATCTGGTAAGAAAGCTCTCCGTTTCATTGGTAACGGAACTCATCATGATCGCAGGCTATTTTGCGTTTGAATCACTGCCTTTTATGTATGGCGTTGAAGCGGCATTGGGTTCAGTAATACCTAACGGTATTCAGGCAAGTGCGGCGATCGTCGGAGCAGTACCGCTTATGTATGTGAAGCTCTTCGATAAGTTCCAGTTGTCACAACAGAAAAGTGAGGTTCGTGGTATAATCTGA
- a CDS encoding chorismate mutase/prephenate dehydratase, whose translation MTQKQAGKRIEEIDEQIKELFKERLEASKMANETLTKSEIALKSRRYERSYLAGLETSDQLIDNYERVLFSTMFNLSHSYRNTEYGTRTELADQIKKALETTPMELPKAPMVACQGIEGAYSQIATDKIFHHANIMYFRTFDGVFQAVESGLCKFGILPIENSSFGSVTQVYDLMVDHKFHIVKDYKLRISHKLLANHGTRFDDIREVYSHNQAIGQCSQFLKEHPDIKVNIVENTAVAAKSVADSGRKDVAAISSSDCQQLYGLEAVRDDIQNTDNNYTRFICITKELMIFPGASKTSVMLALGHTPGALADTLAKFSSLGLNLTKIESRPIAGKDFEFMFYLDFEASVYSEEVIALLCELDAEPTEFAYLGTYI comes from the coding sequence ATGACACAGAAACAGGCCGGAAAACGAATTGAAGAGATCGATGAACAGATCAAGGAGCTCTTCAAGGAACGATTGGAAGCGAGCAAGATGGCAAACGAGACGTTGACGAAGTCTGAGATCGCTCTTAAGAGCAGACGCTATGAGAGAAGCTATCTTGCAGGACTTGAGACATCAGATCAGCTTATTGATAACTACGAGCGCGTTCTTTTCTCCACAATGTTTAACTTAAGCCACTCCTACAGGAATACCGAGTATGGAACAAGGACCGAGCTCGCAGACCAGATCAAAAAGGCCCTCGAGACCACTCCCATGGAACTTCCCAAAGCACCTATGGTAGCCTGCCAGGGTATTGAAGGCGCTTACTCACAGATCGCCACAGACAAGATCTTCCATCACGCAAACATCATGTATTTCAGAACTTTCGACGGCGTTTTCCAGGCAGTTGAATCCGGTCTTTGCAAGTTCGGCATCCTCCCTATCGAAAACAGTTCATTCGGTTCAGTCACACAGGTCTATGACCTCATGGTCGACCACAAATTCCATATCGTAAAAGACTACAAATTAAGGATCAGCCACAAGCTCCTCGCAAATCACGGAACAAGGTTTGACGATATCCGCGAGGTTTACTCTCATAACCAGGCAATAGGCCAGTGCAGCCAGTTCCTCAAAGAGCATCCGGATATCAAGGTAAACATCGTTGAAAACACTGCAGTTGCAGCAAAGAGCGTTGCTGACTCCGGACGCAAGGACGTTGCTGCGATCTCATCTTCAGACTGCCAGCAGCTTTATGGCTTGGAAGCTGTAAGAGACGATATCCAGAACACAGACAACAACTACACAAGATTCATCTGCATCACAAAAGAGCTCATGATCTTCCCAGGTGCATCCAAGACTTCAGTAATGCTCGCTCTGGGCCACACACCGGGCGCACTTGCAGATACACTTGCCAAGTTCTCTTCACTGGGTCTGAACCTTACGAAGATCGAATCACGTCCTATCGCGGGAAAGGATTTCGAATTCATGTTCTATCTTGATTTCGAAGCTTCAGTTTATTCAGAAGAAGTCATTGCCCTCCTTTGCGAGCTCGACGCTGAGCCTACTGAATTCGCTTATCTCGGAACGTATATCTGA
- a CDS encoding UDP-N-acetylmuramyl tripeptide synthase: MKIRVFTAILVCKIVRCLAKLFGRGSSLPGKYALKICPDILSHLKLPETSIAVTGSNGKTSTVEMIAHVLKSNGLNVAYNKEGSNQIEGVATFLIGDSTMSGKVKSDVILLEADERYSRHIFKYFHPKYFVINNLYRDQMTRNGHPEFIKSVISQAVYDDMTLILNADDPLVSSFGKGREGTIYFGADKLPTDKLENDGIYNDGKYCPVCKAPMEYEYYHYNHIGKFKCSSCGFERHDTDHTLTSTKEENGKAKITIDGRYDIPVFFTGIYHCYNILAAFTASVTAGIKPEAAAESLGGYILKSGRISDFTLGKLDGRLLLSKHENSVSYDRSIDVVVSDNRKKSVMFIVDAISRKYYTSDSSWLWDINFEKLKGANIDKIILAGQYCDDLAVRFELAGADESKIEIFEQVPDAAEYCAHNLDSFLYVITCFSDKEKILSIVTRRELA; this comes from the coding sequence ATGAAGATCAGAGTATTTACAGCAATTCTTGTCTGCAAGATAGTAAGGTGCCTCGCAAAGCTTTTCGGACGCGGTTCGAGCTTGCCTGGTAAGTATGCCCTGAAGATCTGCCCGGACATCTTATCGCACCTTAAACTTCCGGAGACTTCCATTGCCGTTACAGGCTCTAACGGAAAGACTTCGACAGTTGAGATGATCGCCCATGTGTTAAAGAGCAATGGGCTTAATGTCGCATATAACAAAGAAGGTTCCAACCAGATCGAAGGCGTGGCGACATTCCTTATCGGCGATTCCACGATGTCGGGCAAGGTTAAGAGCGACGTTATCCTTCTTGAGGCAGACGAGAGATATTCAAGACATATTTTCAAATATTTCCATCCGAAATATTTCGTTATAAATAACCTCTACAGGGACCAGATGACCAGAAACGGACATCCTGAGTTCATCAAGAGCGTTATCAGCCAGGCAGTGTACGATGACATGACATTGATCCTCAATGCCGACGATCCGCTCGTATCGAGCTTTGGCAAGGGCAGGGAAGGCACTATCTATTTTGGCGCCGACAAGCTCCCTACGGATAAGCTGGAAAATGACGGAATCTATAACGACGGAAAGTACTGCCCTGTCTGCAAGGCTCCGATGGAATATGAGTATTACCATTACAATCACATCGGCAAGTTCAAGTGTTCTTCATGCGGATTTGAAAGACACGATACAGACCACACGCTTACTTCCACAAAAGAAGAAAACGGCAAGGCAAAGATCACGATCGACGGCAGATACGATATTCCTGTTTTCTTTACCGGAATCTATCACTGCTATAACATCCTTGCGGCTTTCACGGCTTCTGTCACGGCAGGTATCAAGCCTGAAGCTGCAGCAGAATCTTTGGGCGGATATATCTTGAAGTCAGGCCGTATTTCAGACTTCACTTTAGGAAAATTGGACGGCAGACTCCTTCTCTCAAAGCACGAGAATTCCGTTTCTTACGACCGCTCGATCGATGTAGTCGTTTCAGATAACCGCAAGAAGAGCGTTATGTTCATTGTTGATGCGATAAGCCGAAAGTATTACACATCCGATTCGAGCTGGCTCTGGGATATCAATTTCGAGAAGCTCAAGGGCGCTAATATTGACAAGATAATCCTCGCCGGACAGTACTGCGATGACCTCGCTGTAAGGTTTGAACTCGCTGGCGCAGACGAGAGCAAGATCGAGATCTTTGAGCAGGTGCCCGATGCGGCCGAATACTGCGCGCATAATCTCGATTCATTCTTATACGTGATCACATGCTTCTCTGACAAAGAAAAGATCTTATCGATCGTAACAAGGAGGGAGCTCGCATGA
- a CDS encoding replication restart DNA helicase PriA codes for MADTIKCPNCGSNLTLNADTQKLECPSCGASFDPATLNDITVGELETKPAEPTDPAKEYEQAQAAEGQPQAEPEQTEFVCNACGAKIVTDSHTAATFCTFCGSPALVGKRLTEKFQPQYMIPFKYSRKAAEEAFIKWAGKGKWTPFGFVSKKNVEKMSGLYVPFWLFNINATVDASGTGDKIHYRGDDEIIETFNFERKGKLKWENVPLDGETRIDDLLMEAIEPFDFNALIPYDYRYLPGFYADRYDQSPQDLAARATKRGLDGIDKALKGSLKGTFDRFHIVKNLSRIDTMEANYALLPVWFLSYKYRNKYYYFAMNGQTGEVAGQLPVSPAKKVMVFFIILAILAVITRFILGIIMRGFWG; via the coding sequence ATGGCTGATACGATCAAATGCCCGAATTGCGGGTCCAATCTCACACTTAATGCTGATACTCAGAAACTTGAGTGTCCCAGTTGCGGAGCTTCTTTTGATCCTGCAACTCTTAACGACATTACCGTAGGCGAACTTGAAACAAAGCCTGCTGAGCCGACAGATCCTGCGAAGGAATATGAGCAGGCCCAGGCAGCCGAAGGACAGCCTCAGGCCGAACCCGAGCAGACTGAATTTGTCTGCAACGCATGCGGCGCAAAGATCGTTACCGATTCTCATACTGCTGCAACTTTCTGTACATTCTGCGGATCTCCCGCACTCGTAGGAAAGAGACTTACAGAGAAGTTCCAGCCTCAGTACATGATACCTTTCAAGTACTCGAGAAAGGCTGCTGAAGAAGCCTTCATCAAGTGGGCAGGAAAAGGTAAGTGGACGCCTTTCGGATTCGTTTCAAAGAAGAACGTCGAGAAGATGTCAGGTCTTTATGTTCCGTTCTGGCTCTTTAATATCAACGCTACTGTAGATGCAAGCGGTACCGGCGATAAGATCCATTACAGAGGCGATGATGAGATCATCGAGACATTTAACTTTGAGAGAAAAGGAAAGCTCAAGTGGGAGAATGTTCCGCTTGACGGTGAGACCAGGATCGATGACCTTTTGATGGAAGCGATCGAACCTTTCGATTTTAATGCTCTTATTCCATACGATTACAGATATCTTCCGGGCTTTTATGCCGACAGATACGACCAGTCTCCTCAAGATCTCGCTGCCCGTGCGACAAAGCGAGGTCTGGACGGAATCGACAAAGCCCTCAAGGGTTCTTTGAAGGGCACTTTCGACAGATTCCATATCGTCAAGAACTTGAGCAGGATAGATACGATGGAAGCAAACTATGCATTGCTCCCTGTGTGGTTCCTGTCTTACAAATACCGCAACAAGTATTACTACTTTGCAATGAACGGACAGACAGGCGAAGTTGCAGGACAGCTTCCTGTAAGCCCTGCGAAGAAGGTCATGGTCTTCTTCATCATTCTTGCTATTCTGGCCGTTATCACAAGATTTATCTTGGGTATCATCATGAGGGGGTTCTGGGGATGA
- a CDS encoding putative membrane protein YgcG translates to MSENVEYNELNQDQGKGPKLSVLSELNGASIGVGIALICIIIAGIVFYVFMNLSPKKRVKVVDDAGLFTSEEFDNIEDAAKKLSKEKDINVVIVTTKDKGSKYSNSDADEKRFAEDYYMKSVKTVPLQNNSGVCILIDITLDYQGGRFFWLYTYGTAHFAVSDDECMNLFRKHLDELGSGEYGTAVEGITKELDNYSYQSYGAIVFFTIFVPLGLSVLGTNIAAPKRRLDKVPFIGTYSQPGANVVDKTDSFLKKKVIHHESSSSGGGGFSGGGGGGFSGGGGGGFSGGGGGRF, encoded by the coding sequence ATGAGCGAAAACGTTGAATATAACGAACTGAATCAGGATCAGGGAAAGGGCCCCAAGCTCTCGGTATTGTCCGAGCTTAACGGAGCTTCAATCGGTGTAGGCATTGCGCTTATCTGCATCATCATTGCAGGCATCGTTTTCTATGTCTTTATGAACCTGTCACCTAAAAAGAGAGTCAAGGTCGTAGATGATGCCGGTCTTTTCACGAGTGAAGAGTTCGATAACATCGAAGATGCAGCGAAAAAGCTCTCCAAGGAAAAAGACATCAATGTTGTTATCGTAACCACAAAGGATAAAGGCAGTAAATATTCCAATTCTGATGCTGACGAGAAGAGATTTGCCGAAGATTACTACATGAAGAGTGTTAAGACAGTTCCTCTTCAGAACAACTCCGGCGTCTGCATTCTCATCGATATAACACTCGATTACCAGGGCGGAAGATTCTTCTGGCTCTATACATACGGAACAGCACATTTCGCAGTATCTGACGATGAGTGCATGAACCTGTTCAGAAAGCATCTGGACGAACTCGGAAGCGGAGAATACGGAACGGCAGTAGAGGGCATCACCAAGGAACTGGATAATTATTCTTATCAGAGCTACGGTGCAATTGTCTTCTTTACGATCTTTGTGCCTCTCGGATTGTCCGTTCTTGGAACAAATATTGCAGCACCTAAGAGAAGACTCGATAAGGTTCCGTTCATCGGCACATATTCACAGCCGGGTGCCAATGTCGTTGATAAGACCGATTCTTTCCTCAAAAAGAAAGTGATCCACCACGAATCTTCGAGCAGCGGCGGTGGCGGATTCTCCGGTGGCGGCGGAGGCGGATTCTCCGGCGGTGGCGGAGGCGGATTCTCCGGTGGTGGCGGCGGACGCTTCTGA
- a CDS encoding glycosyltransferase involved in cell wall biosynthesis has protein sequence MLSIVVPAYNEGEHIYDNLMTIDKALKAFTSDYEIIAVNDGSSDNTGAEAARAAADNPSIKDFGYDKNRGKGGAVSWGAVNSKGDIVGFIDADLDLSPDFIKMYVEKMNSTGADIVIGSKMHKDSKLEYPFARKVFSICYYIMLKVLFGLKCHDTQTGLKLYRGSIIREIAPLRRIDGYAFDIELLALASKNKAKLIEMPVELNFTRGQSFGRIKFKDVWKMFTDTWKIWWNLKISKSYFK, from the coding sequence ATGCTCAGCATCGTCGTGCCTGCCTATAACGAAGGCGAACACATCTACGATAATCTCATGACAATAGATAAAGCGCTTAAGGCGTTTACTTCAGACTATGAGATCATTGCAGTCAACGACGGCAGCAGCGACAACACAGGTGCCGAGGCAGCCCGGGCTGCAGCTGACAATCCCTCGATTAAAGATTTCGGTTACGATAAAAACCGCGGCAAGGGCGGAGCCGTATCCTGGGGCGCTGTCAACAGCAAGGGTGACATCGTTGGCTTTATTGATGCCGATCTGGATCTCTCACCGGATTTCATCAAGATGTATGTTGAGAAGATGAATTCCACAGGTGCCGACATCGTGATCGGTTCCAAGATGCATAAAGATTCCAAGCTTGAATATCCTTTCGCGCGCAAAGTATTTTCCATCTGCTACTACATAATGCTCAAAGTCCTGTTCGGCCTTAAGTGCCACGATACACAGACCGGCCTTAAGCTTTACAGAGGCTCCATAATAAGGGAGATCGCTCCGTTAAGACGCATCGACGGCTACGCTTTTGACATCGAGCTTTTAGCTCTTGCTTCCAAGAATAAGGCAAAGCTTATTGAGATGCCTGTAGAGCTCAATTTTACGAGGGGACAGTCTTTCGGCAGGATCAAGTTCAAGGACGTCTGGAAGATGTTCACTG